The Lolium rigidum isolate FL_2022 chromosome 2, APGP_CSIRO_Lrig_0.1, whole genome shotgun sequence genomic interval GCACCCTGATCTCACATGGTCGACATATCAGATATGGAAGGTTATGAACTATTGTGTATCATACACACCTTGACAAGAAAGTGAGCGCGTTGCTTGAGTGATTGAGGATGCGTCGTATGATTGCCATGGCCCTATTGCCAAAGTTGATCATGTGTTGGCCGTGTTTGGAGCTTTACTCACCACGCACCAAAGAAATCTGTAATGAATAGTTCATCACCAATTACAAGATGATCTAGTCGAGAATTTGTTGGCAACGAAATGAAACACACATGATTGAGTCTTGATCTATTCGAACTTCTCAAATTTCAATTTTGTTTGAGTACTTTTATTTATTGGTTTGAATTATCTTTATCCTAAAATTTGTGTGTTTCAAAACTCTAGAATATGATTGCATTGTGATAGAATATTTGATATAAAATATCCTAAAATCTATTGGGTGCGCCGTGGTGGGAAGCCGCCTCCAATAGAGCATAAATTGTTTTGGGGCCCGGATACCTTCGATACAGATTACGAATGCAGTACAATAGCTTTTTTCCTAGAAAATCTAGGTTTATCGAACGTTTGGGAAACACTTGCTATTGGTTAAGAAACGTCTACAAAACTTGGTATTTTATTTTACCTTACGTTTACCACACATTTCTAGTCTACTTTGTATTTTGGGTTGTGTCAATGAATGGAGATAGGTCCGGTCAAAGTTTCACatacagctatgcatacatatgagATAAAGATAAATTTAAGCACATTCATGTGTAAACCGTCTAGTTAGGATTTGTAAACAACAAATATGTAGAATACTATAGCTCCCGCGAGCCACATACGTAGCATGCAGTCTCATGGTCCAACCGTTATACCAGCACTGGGCTATGAACGATTATTAAGTAAATACAGACCAACCATTAAGATAAATGATGCTTTTGTTATTTCCAAGTGGATCAATAAACGAATATTGTACTCCCATTATTGTTATTGGGTTTCACGCGTAGACGCCCCGTTTACCACACATCTCACCTCAAATCTTAATTAATCCTCGAGATCTTTGGTATGCGACAAGTCCTTAGATTGATACAAATACAAATCTTTTATGAAACCGGCACACAATATTCCCATGTATTTAGACGCACATAATTGCTACGAATCCTCAACCCGTAGCTCGCGAGGACTACTCACTCATAATAACAAGATCGAAAATAGAAAATATTGTAGAATTACTTGGATCAATACTAAATATTCTTACAAGGTCACCAATCGCGAGGAGATCCCAATTACAAATAAAACATATGGAATTTAAAAATGTCCAGATCAtgtttatttaaaatatttttgaaaatcaaaccttttcgaatttgaacattttttaaaatttgggattttCCCCAAAATTTTAGCTTTTTtagtatgattttttttttgattttaaacatttttcaaatttgaacgtttctaaaaaattgattttttttgaatttgaacatttttaattttCAATAGTTCCtaaacttgaacatttttcaaatatgaatatttttaaatttgtgcATTTTAAATGTACACATTTTATGTTTAAAATATTCGTTTTTTTTTGAAAGTGCATATTTTCAAATTAAATATTTTTGAAAtctaaagaaagaaaaaataaatagaaaagaaaaagaaaaagaaaaagaaaagaaaaaagaattgaaaggaaaatataaaatataaaaaaataaaagaaaaaaacacaCGAACTGGGCcaaccaggccggcccatactgCGCGCAGGGGTGTTCGGCGCGCTGTAATGATCGACCTGATCGGCATATAGGGTTTGCCCACAAACTAAGCCCCAAATTCACATGGACTATCtcatatgtgggctttgagatttagttAAAATCTGAAATATACTACATGGACCAAATGTTTTAGCCCATTAtttcaacaaatattttgccatcATGAAAACTCAAAAGGGAGAGTGAAATTCACAACAACTGAATACAACTGCTCACCACAGATTGTACTACCATGTTCAACCAGCGCAAGCCGGCCAGAGGAGGCAACCAACGTTGGGGCCGATCACTCCCACTCCCAGGTCCCTCGCCGCTCTCGCCGTCCATCTGTATCTGTATGTCTGCATTGCACCACAAGTCCACCTTCGTTCCAGGCCAAGGCCGCGATAGTAATAGGGCACCTTCCGCTCCACGGTCCCGGCAAAATTCCTACCCCTACCCCtaaccgccgctgctgctgcctacGCCAGCTCCCGCTCACCCAACTTCAACGGAGAAAATGGCCATGCACAGCACACCACAGCTCAGTGTACCTACCAACTCCTTGAGCTAACCTCCAAAAGAAAAAGGCTAAAGGCAAAGGAAGCTGGTTTGGAAGCCACCCTCCTCGCACACTCATCACTCGTCACAGTAGCTAGCTCCCACAGTGACTGGTGATAAAAACCTCTACACGATAAGAATCTCAAGCCACCCTCGCTCGTCTCCCTAGCTCACCAAAGCTTCCTCCCCAGTCCTCCCTCCACCCTTCCTTTCTTCCTCCCGGCGTCCCCGGTTTCCTCCACGGCTCCACCACCCAAAGGGAGGAGCAAAGCACGTCAAAGCAACGAGCTTTGCCTCGATTCCCGGCCGAACCCCACCACCATTACTTTCACCTTTCCGTTTATTCTCCAAGAGCAGCAGGGCGCAGAGCTCGCAGACACACACACGCACCACGTacatggcgccggcggcggcggacggagcCCCGGACGAGCCGGTGCACAAGGGCCGGACCAACACCATCCTGCTCCCCATCCTCGGCGTCCTCTTCGCCTACCTGCTCTACCGCTACCTCCTGCCGCGCCTCCGCGGCCTCCGCCTCCAAGACCGCCTCCCGTTCCGCCTCCCGGTCCCGGcctgcctccgccgccgcagcgACGGCGCTACCCGAGGCGCCCTGCTGCCATACTTCGCGCCGATCGCCGACCGGCTCGGCGCGCTGCAGCCGTACCTCGGCCCCATCGCCGAGCGGCTCGGGGTGGTCCCGGTCCCCCACGGCGCCGGGCACGCggacgcgctcgtcaagttccccgGCGGCGAGGCGCTCACGGTGGCCGCCATCCTCGAGGCGCCCGGCGAGGTGGTCGCCAAGTCCTCGCACAGCACCGTCTACCGCGCCGCCATGCGCTCCGGGGAGGCCGCCGTGCTGCTCCGCTTCGTGCGCCCCGCCTGCGCCGTCGGGCCGGACGAGGCCACCGCCGCGGCGCGCCGGATCGGCGCGGTCACCCACCCCAACATCGTGCCGCTCCGCGCAGTCTACGTCGGGCCCAGGGGCGAGAAGCTGCTCGTGCACCCCTTCTACGCCGCCGGCTCGCTCCACCGCTTCCTGCAAGGTTGGTGCTCTGCATCACTCGTACTCCGTATCACTGTCTGCTTTCGGCTTTCCGTAGTAACAAATGTTGAATGTGTTGTGAGAATTGGGTGACATGTTTACTCTGTTTTGTCAAAAATGCACACCTGGCTATGTTTAAAATGCACATGGGGCCTGAATGCTAATTATGCGGCCTTCAAGGAAGCAAGAAATGAAACACATTTTTTTCCCTGCGTGGGGactacaaataaaaataaaataggatTGTAATTTCACATTTTATCAAAAAAGGAAAGCATGGCGTAGTTGCTAAGCGAGTTTGAAGACAAAAAGCAGATCAGTAGCTTTTCTTTTCAAAAACAATAATCATTACGGCCATCAGTTTGAACTTTTGAGGTAATTTGGAACGTGTTACACAGATAGTCATGTTGGGTTATTAGAGTTCGTTTCTTACTTCTAATCTATATATTCGCTGGTACATTTGTTCATATTATTGCTCACTGCAGCAGGAAACATTTCATCTGCTCTTGTCAAGACCGTTTCTCTGCTGGTTGTTAGTTTGAAACACTCACATGATGCATTGTCCCGAAGCGATGGTCCTGTCTCCTAATGTCTGTTAGGTTATTAGATCACCCTTCACAATCATGATCATTACTATGATACAGTGAGTTATATGTGTGTTTTAAATTAAAACAGTGGTTAGGGCTGTTTATAGTCATCTGTCCAACTGGACTTCTGCAGAAAGATTAGCAAACATAGGCTCATAATTACTGTTGTGCCTTAATTGAGGGAAAATGCACATATGTGCAGCCTTTTCGATCCATAACCCAGCATTTGTACTACAGTGGAGTAATTGTGGTACTTCAGAACCATTTGGTTCACGCATCACTGTCCTTTGCATGTGGAGTTTCTGAATCGCAATCTTCAATTAAGCAGGTTTAGTGCGTCAGTGTACAGATCGGGCCTATCGATTAGGACTCGCAAAATTAATTGATGTTTTGCATGATGCAGAATACCAAATTAAGTAGGCCAATCTTCAATTATGATGGTAGCTAATCAAACACTGCTTGTCTGTTACCATCACACAGAGGGCATCGCCGACTCTCAGAGGTGGAAGATAATCTGCAAGCTCTCCCTCTGCATCGCCAAGGGGCTGGATCACCTGCACACAGGGATGGAGAAGCCGATCGTCCACGGCAACCTCAAGACGAGCAACATCCTGCTGGACGCCAGCAGCGAGTGCAGGATATCGGACCACGGCCTCTACCTTCTGCTGAACATCGGCGGCGCCCACGAGATGCtcgagacggcggcggcgcaggggtACAAGGCGCCGGAGCTGATCAAGATGAGGGACGCCACCAGGGAGAGCGACGTCTACAGCTTCGGGGTGGTCCTGCTCGAGATGCTCGCGCAGAAGGACTCGGCGAagaacgacggcgacggcgcgccgAGCTCCCGCGACATCTTCCTACCAGCGTCGTTTAAGAATTTGGTGCTGGAGAGGAAGATCTCCGACGCGTTCAGCTCGGACCTCGTCAGGCAGAGCAGGAAGGCCGGGAACGAGAAGAAGCTGAATGCGTTCTTTGAGTTGGCAACGGCATGCTGTAGCCCTTCGCCGTCGCTGAGACCCAACACCAAGGAGATAATCAGAAGGCTGGAGGAGATAGCGAAGTAGATCAGTGTGGGTAGGCTTCGTTCAGCAGATCAACATTGCGGTATAGCAGTGTGTACGATGGTGGGAGTGATGCATCCAGCCGTTAGACCAGACAAGGCTGAAGGAGCAACTGAAGTTCATCTGGAATATGTATAGTCTTCATAGAGTGTGTAAACGCAGAGGAGATCATCATCGCAGCATATGACAGGGATTCCTCCAAGTTCGTAGTATTCTCGTCGTGCTTTGCTTAAAACCGATTATGTACAAAATGTTCAGAAAGTGAGAAAGGCTTCTGCTGCATCTTCACGCTTCAAGCATCGCTGTAGAGCTTGTGAAGCTCCCGGTGCATGTGCATCTGTGTTCTACACTTCTACGCACCGACCACGACAGAGACTGATTCGCTGCAAGGGAATATGCCCAGTGTTGCCTGATTCTGCACAGTTGAGTATTTGTCCTTGGCACTAACACTAGCTTAGTTTAATCTGCTCCCCTGAAATGAGAAATCGAGATTTAGAGATTTTGGTTGTAGCAAGCTATAGATTCCTCAGCCGTATGGGCTCGAATCAATCAGGTCGCCATCCACCCTCTCTCTTTCGCCGACAACAAGAGCGTAGCATCCGTACGTAATACACGGACCTGAGGTGTGCTGAATTGTTGTTTCGTAATCTCCAAACAATAATGCTAGACTTGCGGACATGCTTGGCTTACAAAAAGGTGCCCGTACATGTAGCAATGTTGATCTCCAAATTAGAGACTCGCCTGTTCAGTATCACACGTCAACAGTTGATCGATCATCCGTCCGAGTGCAACTTGTCTTTACCAAGAATCTTCAGCTTCACGTTGGAAGGAAAAAAGTGATTTTGTAGCATGATCTCTTACAATCATCGTGACGAGACGAAAGCCATGGATGAGTAATAATCTCCGCTGGTTGAGTAATTATTGTTGAAATACATGTACACGGTATGTTTTAGGCACGGTGTAGTACACCGCCCCACCTCATACGATCTCTGTAACAGCCACAGCAGCCACAGCAGCCACAGCAAAGGCTTTTTTTGCCTATATAACATGAAACCCGAGACCCCTAACAGGTCATCGGTTAAACCCTAATTCTCCAATATGGTATCAGAACAACTCCCTTTCACGACCTAGCCGCCGACAAAAATCGCCTCCACGATCGCTACGATCGGAAAACCCAAAGCCAACAAAATCATCTACGATCTTCAGATCGGAAATCCAACAATCAAAGCCAATCACGATCCTCTCGATCGGAAAGTCCCACAAAATCCTCTCCACGATCCTTGATCGGAAATCAACCCCACGATCCTCAGATCGGAAAGCAGCTACATAATCCTCAGATCGGAAAACAACTCCGAGTCCATGGCGTCCTCGTCAACGGCATCTGCCCTGGCTGCCTCCCTCGTAGCCCCACCTTCCCAGAAGCTCACTAGGTCCAATTTCCTGTTCTGGAAGACGCTGGTGCACCCTGCTATTCGTGGTGCTCAGGTGCTAGAGCTGCTCGGCGGCACTGATGCTGCACCGGCGAAGCAACTGGAGGTGGAAGATGCAGACAAGAACAAGCAAACAGTCCCAAACCCAGCCTATGCAGCTTGGATGTCACGTGATTCCACGGTGCTGAGCTGGATCTTGAACTCCCTCTCACCGGAAATTCTTGCTCATACCATCGGCGTCGAATCGACAACCGCTGTCTGGGCCATCATCAACAACCTATGCGGCTCTCGCTCTCGCTCCAGGATCAATCAGCTTCGAGGAGCCCTTCAAAGCACCAAGAAACTTGACATGTCAGCCTCTGTCTTCTTTGCCAAGATTAAGGCCTTCGCATCCGAGTTTGCCGCTCCAGGGAAACCAGTTGAAGAAGACGAGATGGTTGGGTATCTAGTCAATGGCTGGATGCCTCATACAACGATGTTGCCGCGGCAGTCAACGGCAACATCGACACAACTCTTGATGATATCTATGATCATATTGTTGCCCACGATATGCGCCAGGAGATGTTGTCTGAAAGTGGCCAGAACGCTGGCTTTACCTCGGCCGCAAATCGCTGCTGCTCGTCGAGGCCAGGACACCGGGCGTGGTGACCGCGGTGACCGTGTCTACGGCCAGCACTGGGACGACAGGCGTCGTGACGATGGCGACAGGCGCCGTGATGATGGTGACAGACGCTGCAATGACGGTGACAAGTGCCGAGATGGTGGCGCCCGCTGGGAAGATCGCCGCCGTGATGACGGTGGTGGACAAGGCCGCCGTGATGGTGGTGGCCAAAGCTGGGAAGATCGTCGTCCGCAGCAGCGATGTGACGGTGGTTATGATCGCCGTCGTGATGATGGGGGACGTCCCCGTGGACATGGTCATGTCCCTACTCCCTTTGTGGATGTGACGTGCCATATTTGCACCATTCATAGACACCCGACTTCTGACTGCTGGTGGCGGTTCAAGAAAgatgacagcgacgacgacgactctggACGTGGGAAGAAAGGAGCACACATTGCTTCTTATGGTGTCGACGCCAATTGGTACTCTGACACCGGAGCCACTGACCACATCACAAGTGAGTTGAGCAAGCTCACCACCAGCGAGAAGTACAAGGGACAAGACCATGTCCACACCGCCGATGGCAATGGTATGGCTATATCGCATGTTGGTCATTCTATGTTGCATACTCCCCATAGTACATTGCAATTAAACAATATCCTCCACATTCCCACTGAATCTTTTATCTGTTCATAAACTTACACTTGATAATGATGTTTACATTGAATTTTACCCTTGGTTCTTTCTTAGTAAGGATCGGGAAACTCGAAGAATTCTGTTTAAGGGACCATGCTATGGTGGTCTCTACCCGCTAGTGCCTCTCTCTACCGGGTCCTCCAAGCAAGCCTTCGTCATAATAAAGCCATCTTCATCCACATGACATCGCCGCTTAGGACATCCTTCTTCATTTGTGGTGCAACATATTGTTAGGAAAAATCAGCTCTCATATAGTCTAGAAATAAATCCTTATGTGTGTGATTCTTGCCAACTAGCTAAGAGTCATCAGTTGCCATATCCTGTGTCCACCAGTGTGTCCACA includes:
- the LOC124687472 gene encoding putative kinase-like protein TMKL1, translated to MAPAAADGAPDEPVHKGRTNTILLPILGVLFAYLLYRYLLPRLRGLRLQDRLPFRLPVPACLRRRSDGATRGALLPYFAPIADRLGALQPYLGPIAERLGVVPVPHGAGHADALVKFPGGEALTVAAILEAPGEVVAKSSHSTVYRAAMRSGEAAVLLRFVRPACAVGPDEATAAARRIGAVTHPNIVPLRAVYVGPRGEKLLVHPFYAAGSLHRFLQEGIADSQRWKIICKLSLCIAKGLDHLHTGMEKPIVHGNLKTSNILLDASSECRISDHGLYLLLNIGGAHEMLETAAAQGYKAPELIKMRDATRESDVYSFGVVLLEMLAQKDSAKNDGDGAPSSRDIFLPASFKNLVLERKISDAFSSDLVRQSRKAGNEKKLNAFFELATACCSPSPSLRPNTKEIIRRLEEIAK